A region of Nicotiana tomentosiformis unplaced genomic scaffold, ASM39032v3 Un00126, whole genome shotgun sequence DNA encodes the following proteins:
- the LOC117281003 gene encoding secreted RxLR effector protein 78-like: MVGLLPNLISDEQAGFVIGRSIVENVLLTREIITTIRLRSKAGPNVDIKLNMTKAYDRLSWLFLTMVLRKMGFCERFIRLAFGIVSNNLYSVLINSQSHGFLKSTRGVKQGDPLSPALFILADETLSRSLN, translated from the coding sequence ATGGTTGGATTACTTCCTAACTTAATATCGGATGAACAAGCTGGCTTCGTAATAGGGAGAAGTATTGTTGAAAATGTACTCCTAACTCGAGAGATCATCACAACCATCAGGCTACGATCAAAGGCAGGACCTAATGTAGACATTAAGCTTAATATGACGAAAGCTTATGATAGGCTCTCGTGGTTATTCTTGACTATGGTAttaaggaagatgggattttgTGAGAGATTCATTAGATTGGCGTTTGGAATAGTTTCTAATAACTTGTACTCAGTGCTCATCAATAGCCAATCTCATGGATTTCTCAAATCTACAAGAGGTGTTAAACAAGGGGATCCACTATCGCCGGCACTGTTCATTCTTGCCGATGAGACATTATCTAGAAGTCTGAATTGA